In one Streptomyces sp. NBC_01288 genomic region, the following are encoded:
- a CDS encoding dihydrofolate reductase family protein, translated as MGEVVARLAVSLDGYIAGRESGPEHPLGIGGERLHAWVFGLRSFRRMQGWEGGAGGPDDELLAEWIERLGPVVMGHGMFVSGETPWGDEPPFHAPVFVVTHQPRESVVKKGGTTYHFVTEGPGRALELAREAAGDKDVSLAGGADLVQQFIRAGWLDELLLHVVPVLACGGRRLFDNVGDAHIEWTKTQVLDTSPEVTHIRLRRAPTGS; from the coding sequence ATGGGTGAGGTCGTCGCACGGCTGGCCGTGTCGCTGGACGGGTACATCGCGGGGCGGGAGTCGGGGCCGGAGCATCCGCTGGGCATCGGCGGGGAGCGGCTGCACGCGTGGGTGTTCGGGCTGCGGAGCTTTCGCCGGATGCAGGGATGGGAGGGCGGGGCGGGCGGCCCGGACGACGAGCTGCTCGCCGAGTGGATCGAGCGGCTGGGGCCGGTGGTCATGGGGCACGGGATGTTCGTCAGCGGGGAGACCCCGTGGGGTGACGAACCGCCGTTCCACGCACCGGTGTTCGTCGTCACGCACCAGCCGCGGGAGTCGGTGGTGAAGAAGGGCGGCACGACCTACCACTTCGTCACCGAAGGCCCCGGCCGCGCGCTGGAGCTGGCCCGCGAGGCAGCCGGCGACAAGGACGTCTCCCTCGCGGGCGGCGCCGATCTGGTCCAACAGTTCATCCGCGCCGGGTGGTTGGACGAACTGCTCCTGCACGTCGTGCCGGTCCTCGCGTGCGGCGGGCGCCGGCTGTTCGACAACGTGGGCGACGCGCACATCGAGTGGACGAAGACCCAGGTCCTGGACACCTCCCCCGAGGTGACCCATATCCGGTTGCGCCGCGCCCCCACCGGCTCCTGA
- a CDS encoding J-domain-containing protein, translating into MTERKPPGVSFESWVDRQIREAERAGEFARLPGAGKPLPSGADTTYDELWWIKQKMAREGISVLPPTLALRKEAEDALAAAYSAPSERIARQIITEVNVKIRDMMFKPPPGPPLGMKPYDVEEVAREWRERRAVDGTGGSDGSDV; encoded by the coding sequence ATGACCGAGCGAAAGCCACCGGGTGTGTCCTTCGAGTCCTGGGTCGACAGGCAGATCCGGGAAGCCGAGCGGGCCGGAGAGTTCGCCCGACTACCGGGTGCGGGCAAGCCGTTGCCGTCCGGCGCCGACACGACGTACGACGAACTGTGGTGGATCAAGCAGAAGATGGCCCGCGAGGGCATCTCCGTGCTGCCGCCGACGCTGGCCCTGCGCAAAGAGGCCGAGGACGCCCTCGCTGCGGCGTACTCGGCCCCTTCGGAGCGGATCGCACGGCAGATCATCACCGAAGTCAACGTGAAGATCCGCGACATGATGTTCAAGCCGCCGCCCGGCCCCCCGCTGGGAATGAAGCCCTACGACGTCGAAGAGGTCGCGCGGGAGTGGCGGGAGCGCCGGGCGGTTGACGGAACAGGTGGATCTGACGGGTCAGATGTGTAG
- a CDS encoding O-methyltransferase: MSESQVWDDVDDYFISQLAPDDEVLEATLRDSEAGGLPQIAVSAAEGKLLHLLAQIQGASRILEIGTLGGYSTIWLARALPADGRLISLEYSPKHAEVATRNLARAGLDKIVEVRVGPALESLAQLADETAENPAPFDLVFIDADKVNNPHYVEWALKLTRPGSLIIIDNVVRGGRVADPDNTSPDVQGTRTAIELIGSHARLSGTAIQTVGKKGYDGFALARVLA, encoded by the coding sequence ATGAGCGAGTCACAGGTGTGGGACGACGTCGACGACTACTTCATCAGCCAACTCGCCCCGGACGACGAGGTGTTGGAGGCGACCCTGCGCGACAGCGAGGCCGGCGGCCTCCCTCAGATCGCGGTGTCCGCCGCCGAGGGCAAGCTGCTGCACCTCCTGGCCCAGATCCAGGGCGCCTCGCGCATCCTGGAGATCGGCACGCTCGGCGGCTACAGCACGATCTGGCTGGCCCGCGCGCTGCCCGCCGACGGCCGGCTGATCTCCCTGGAGTACAGCCCGAAGCACGCGGAGGTCGCCACCCGCAACCTCGCCCGCGCGGGCCTGGACAAGATCGTCGAGGTACGGGTGGGCCCGGCCCTGGAGTCCCTGGCCCAACTCGCCGACGAGACCGCCGAGAACCCAGCCCCCTTCGACCTGGTCTTCATCGACGCCGACAAGGTCAACAACCCGCACTACGTGGAGTGGGCCCTCAAACTCACCCGCCCCGGCAGCCTGATCATCATCGACAACGTGGTCCGCGGCGGCCGGGTGGCCGACCCGGACAACACGTCACCGGACGTCCAAGGCACGCGCACCGCGATCGAGTTGATCGGCTCGCACGCGCGCCTGTCGGGGACGGCGATCCAGACGGTGGGCAAGAAGGGCTACGACGGTTTCGCGCTGGCGCGCGTGCTGGCCTAG
- a CDS encoding peptidoglycan-binding domain-containing protein: MNEAKGHICPQCGAPRASDGSPSCACTQRASDALRDARTAEAAAAEDFDPLRIRPYVELDGNPQEQPPAPVPPPAPEGETQRLPAVEETMLLRAVSPSTAAPAPQGDTSILPTPTDLSLFADGSSAEGTPDHPTDDEDPPRRRNRRTVLLAVTGAVVAVAAVAGFASGMFSYEPPSRDEAAPQGVRASVPTASKSGSPATPSTTGSTSAQPTSASPTPSLSEPPSPTASSTPSATASTSASPSHTPTPTATTSTPSATDRQGNSTPTTILQRGDEGPEVTELQLRLTQLRLYTGPDNGIFDKQVQTSVRTYQVARGITSDTLGVYGAATRARLESETTEP, encoded by the coding sequence GTGAACGAGGCGAAGGGCCACATATGCCCGCAGTGCGGGGCACCCCGGGCATCCGACGGCTCCCCGTCCTGCGCCTGCACCCAACGGGCGTCCGACGCGCTGCGCGACGCGCGCACGGCGGAGGCGGCAGCGGCGGAGGACTTCGACCCGCTGCGGATCAGGCCGTATGTGGAACTGGACGGCAACCCGCAGGAGCAGCCGCCCGCACCGGTGCCGCCGCCGGCACCCGAGGGTGAGACCCAGCGGCTGCCGGCGGTCGAGGAGACGATGCTGCTGCGAGCGGTGTCCCCCTCAACGGCCGCACCGGCTCCTCAGGGGGACACGTCGATCCTCCCGACCCCGACGGACCTGAGCCTGTTCGCGGACGGCAGTAGCGCCGAGGGCACCCCGGACCACCCCACGGACGACGAGGACCCCCCGCGCCGCCGCAACCGCCGCACCGTCCTCCTAGCCGTCACGGGAGCCGTCGTAGCGGTGGCCGCGGTGGCGGGTTTCGCGAGCGGCATGTTCTCGTACGAGCCCCCGTCGCGGGACGAGGCGGCCCCCCAGGGCGTACGGGCAAGCGTCCCGACGGCATCGAAGAGCGGGTCACCGGCAACACCGTCCACAACCGGCTCCACGTCCGCACAGCCGACGTCGGCGTCCCCGACCCCCTCCCTCAGCGAGCCCCCGTCACCGACGGCGTCATCGACCCCGTCCGCCACGGCGTCGACATCGGCGTCCCCCAGCCACACCCCGACGCCCACCGCCACCACCTCGACACCCTCCGCCACCGACCGCCAGGGCAACAGCACCCCCACCACGATCCTCCAACGCGGCGACGAAGGCCCCGAGGTAACCGAACTCCAGCTCCGCCTGACCCAGTTGAGGCTCTACACCGGCCCCGACAACGGCATCTTCGACAAACAGGTCCAGACGTCCGTACGCACCTACCAGGTGGCCCGAGGCATCACATCCGACACGCTGGGGGTGTACGGGGCGGCTACGCGGGCGCGACTGGAGTCGGAGACGACCGAGCCGTGA
- a CDS encoding MDR family MFS transporter → MAGDAHGMTGNVHDAQPPERPPQRGSSAQEHVSGNVLVSIGALLLGLLLAALDQTIVSTALPTIVSDLGGLEHLSWVVTAYLLASTAATPLWGKLGDQYGRKRLFQIAIVIFLIGSALCGAAQNMPQLIGFRALQGLGGGGLIVLSMAIVGDVVSPRERGRYQGLFGAVFGATSVLGPLLGGLFTEHLSWRWVFYINLPVGVVALAVIATALHIPRKSTRHVIDYLGTFLIAAVATCLVLVASLGGTTWGWGSPQIIGLAVLGVVLIGAFVAVERRAAEPVLPLKLFRVRTFTLAAVISFIVGFAMFGAMTYLPTFLQVVQGITPTMSGVHMLPMVFGMLISSTASGQIVSRTGRWKVFPIAGTGITALGLLLLHRLDEGSSTAEMSAYFFVFGLGLGLVMQVLVLIVQNAVSYEDLGVATSGATFFRSIGASFGVAIFGTVFASRLGDKLTDALRGTSLPPGVTPDGLESDPRGISQLPPAVRPEALHAYASSITDVFLYAAPVALVGFVLAWFLKEDKLRGSVTAPDVTETLASNPVQRSSYDEVCRALSVLGTREGRREIYRTITERAGYDLQPAASWLLLRIKRDGWAEPGVLAERSSVPLTVILAAVRQIEGRGLAVREGLDLRLTDQGREVAEKLSQAREESLAETLGDWWGPDRPTDLIQLVKELNGELCGSDSEQPHNGTAAKLS, encoded by the coding sequence ATGGCCGGCGATGCGCACGGTATGACGGGGAATGTGCACGACGCGCAGCCACCGGAGAGGCCCCCGCAGCGGGGCAGTTCCGCTCAGGAACACGTGTCGGGCAACGTCCTCGTCTCGATCGGGGCGCTGCTCCTGGGGCTGCTGCTCGCCGCCCTCGACCAGACCATCGTGTCGACCGCGCTGCCGACGATCGTCAGCGATCTCGGCGGGCTGGAGCATCTGTCGTGGGTGGTCACCGCGTATCTGCTCGCCTCGACCGCCGCGACCCCGCTCTGGGGCAAGCTCGGCGACCAGTACGGCCGAAAAAGGCTGTTCCAGATCGCGATCGTGATCTTTCTCATCGGGTCCGCGCTCTGTGGCGCGGCGCAGAACATGCCCCAGCTGATCGGCTTCCGGGCGTTGCAGGGACTCGGCGGCGGCGGGCTGATCGTGCTGTCGATGGCGATCGTCGGTGACGTGGTCTCCCCGCGCGAACGCGGGCGCTACCAGGGGCTGTTCGGTGCCGTCTTCGGCGCGACGAGTGTCCTCGGGCCGCTCCTCGGTGGGCTGTTCACCGAGCATCTGAGCTGGCGCTGGGTCTTCTACATCAACCTCCCCGTCGGCGTCGTCGCCCTCGCCGTCATCGCGACCGCCCTGCACATCCCGCGCAAGTCGACCCGGCACGTCATCGACTACCTCGGCACCTTCCTGATCGCCGCGGTCGCGACCTGCCTGGTTCTCGTCGCCTCGCTCGGCGGCACCACCTGGGGCTGGGGTTCGCCGCAGATCATCGGGCTCGCGGTGCTGGGTGTGGTGCTGATCGGGGCGTTCGTCGCCGTGGAGCGCCGGGCCGCCGAACCCGTCCTCCCGCTCAAGCTCTTCCGCGTCCGCACCTTCACGCTCGCCGCCGTCATCAGTTTCATCGTCGGCTTCGCGATGTTCGGCGCGATGACCTATCTGCCGACCTTCCTCCAGGTCGTGCAGGGCATCACGCCGACCATGTCCGGCGTCCACATGCTGCCGATGGTGTTCGGCATGCTGATCTCGTCCACCGCCTCCGGCCAGATCGTCAGCCGCACCGGCCGCTGGAAGGTGTTCCCCATCGCGGGCACCGGCATCACCGCCCTCGGCCTGCTCCTGCTCCACCGCCTCGACGAGGGCAGTTCCACCGCCGAGATGAGCGCGTACTTCTTCGTCTTCGGGCTCGGACTCGGCCTGGTCATGCAGGTGTTGGTGCTGATCGTGCAGAACGCCGTCTCGTACGAGGATCTCGGCGTCGCCACCTCCGGCGCGACCTTCTTCCGGTCCATCGGGGCCTCGTTCGGCGTCGCCATCTTCGGCACGGTCTTCGCGAGCCGCCTGGGCGACAAGCTCACGGATGCTCTCCGGGGCACCTCGCTGCCGCCGGGCGTCACCCCGGACGGTCTGGAGTCCGACCCGCGCGGAATCTCCCAACTCCCGCCCGCCGTACGCCCCGAGGCCCTCCACGCCTACGCCTCGTCCATCACCGACGTCTTCCTCTACGCCGCCCCCGTCGCCCTCGTCGGCTTCGTCCTGGCGTGGTTCCTCAAGGAGGACAAGCTGCGCGGCTCGGTCACGGCGCCCGACGTCACCGAGACCCTCGCCAGCAACCCCGTCCAACGGTCCTCCTACGACGAGGTGTGCCGCGCGCTGTCCGTGCTCGGCACGAGGGAAGGGCGCCGCGAGATTTACAGGACGATCACTGAGAGAGCGGGCTACGACCTTCAGCCCGCGGCCAGTTGGCTGCTGCTGCGCATCAAGCGGGACGGCTGGGCGGAACCGGGAGTGCTGGCCGAGCGCAGCTCCGTGCCGCTGACCGTCATCCTTGCCGCCGTCCGTCAGATCGAGGGGCGCGGGCTGGCCGTACGCGAGGGTCTCGACCTCCGACTGACCGACCAGGGACGGGAAGTGGCCGAGAAGCTGTCCCAGGCCCGTGAGGAGTCCCTCGCGGAGACCCTGGGGGACTGGTGGGGACCGGACCGGCCCACCGATCTGATCCAGCTGGTGAAGGAACTCAACGGCGAGCTGTGCGGGTCGGACAGCGAGCAGCCGCACAACGGGACGGCCGCGAAGCTCAGTTGA
- a CDS encoding GNAT family N-acetyltransferase: MTWTIAPEPYDSPVAAALWRAYYTEVSDRWYLLHENRRTDPAELEREIAARTGAELAPPGGQLLVGWYEGAPAGSAGVRLLDATTAELTRVFVHEGTRGRGGAPRLVTAAEDAARELGAKAMVLDTRNDLVEARALYARLGYEETGRHNDDPYAEHWFRKNLN; the protein is encoded by the coding sequence ATGACCTGGACGATCGCCCCGGAACCCTACGACTCCCCCGTCGCCGCCGCGCTCTGGCGGGCGTACTACACCGAGGTCAGCGACCGCTGGTACCTGCTGCACGAGAACCGTCGGACGGACCCCGCCGAACTGGAGCGGGAGATCGCCGCCCGCACCGGCGCCGAACTCGCCCCGCCCGGCGGCCAGTTGCTGGTGGGGTGGTACGAGGGTGCGCCGGCCGGGTCGGCGGGCGTACGACTCCTCGACGCGACGACCGCCGAACTCACGAGGGTCTTCGTCCACGAGGGGACGCGCGGTCGGGGCGGCGCTCCGAGGCTCGTCACGGCCGCCGAGGACGCCGCCCGCGAACTGGGCGCCAAGGCGATGGTCCTCGACACCCGGAACGACCTGGTGGAGGCCCGCGCCCTGTACGCACGGCTCGGCTACGAGGAGACCGGGCGGCACAACGACGACCCGTACGCGGAGCACTGGTTCCGTAAGAACCTCAACTGA
- a CDS encoding HNH endonuclease family protein, with product MPKFYARRRRLSILAALTGLIAFAGLFNGPTASAALPTPVSAATARTYLASLTVATEVRTGYERDLFPTWDTISGTCNTREWILKRDGTNVVTTSACVATSGSWYSPYDGATWTAASDVDIDHLVPLAEAWDSGARNWTTAQRESFANDVTRPQLLAVTDNVNQSKGDKDPAEWMPSLTSYACTYVRAWVQVKYYYDLSVDTAEKAKLTSVLSGC from the coding sequence ATGCCGAAGTTCTACGCGCGTCGACGACGGCTCAGCATACTCGCGGCACTCACCGGACTCATAGCCTTCGCCGGACTCTTCAACGGCCCGACCGCCTCCGCCGCCCTCCCCACCCCGGTCAGCGCCGCCACCGCCCGCACCTACCTCGCCTCCCTCACCGTGGCGACCGAGGTCAGGACCGGCTACGAGCGCGACCTGTTCCCGACCTGGGACACCATCAGCGGCACCTGCAACACCCGTGAGTGGATCCTCAAGCGCGACGGTACGAACGTCGTCACCACCTCCGCCTGCGTCGCCACCAGCGGCAGCTGGTACTCCCCCTACGACGGTGCCACCTGGACCGCCGCCTCCGACGTCGACATCGACCACCTCGTCCCGCTGGCCGAGGCCTGGGACTCCGGCGCCCGCAACTGGACCACCGCCCAGCGCGAGTCCTTCGCCAACGACGTCACCCGCCCGCAGCTCCTCGCGGTCACCGACAACGTCAACCAGTCCAAGGGCGACAAGGACCCGGCCGAGTGGATGCCCTCGCTCACCTCGTACGCCTGCACCTACGTGCGTGCCTGGGTCCAGGTGAAGTACTACTACGACCTCTCGGTCGACACCGCCGAGAAGGCCAAGCTCACCTCGGTCCTCAGCGGCTGCTGA
- a CDS encoding TMEM165/GDT1 family protein: MISISVTALVFGVVFLAELPDKTALAGLVLGTRYRASYVFAGVAAAFLLHVVLAVAAGSVLTLLPQQLVAAVTGVLFLGGAAVLLFKKGDDEEEVRKPKDQSFWRVSGAGFMLILVAEFGDLTQIMTANLAARYDDPFSVGLGAVLALWAVAGLGIVGGKALMKRVPLKLITQVAAVLMLGLGAWSLWEAVAG, translated from the coding sequence TTGATCAGCATCAGCGTGACGGCGCTCGTTTTCGGCGTCGTCTTTCTCGCCGAACTCCCCGACAAGACCGCGCTCGCCGGACTCGTCCTCGGCACCCGTTACCGCGCCTCGTACGTCTTCGCCGGCGTCGCCGCCGCGTTCCTTCTCCATGTCGTGCTCGCGGTGGCGGCGGGCAGTGTACTGACGCTGCTGCCGCAGCAGTTGGTGGCCGCGGTGACCGGTGTGCTCTTCCTGGGCGGGGCCGCGGTGCTCCTCTTCAAGAAGGGTGACGACGAGGAGGAGGTCCGCAAGCCGAAGGACCAGTCCTTCTGGCGGGTCTCCGGCGCCGGTTTCATGCTCATTCTGGTCGCCGAGTTCGGTGATCTGACCCAGATCATGACGGCCAACCTCGCGGCCCGTTACGACGATCCGTTCTCCGTCGGGCTCGGTGCGGTGCTGGCGTTGTGGGCGGTGGCCGGGCTGGGCATCGTGGGCGGAAAGGCGCTGATGAAGCGGGTGCCGTTGAAGTTGATCACGCAGGTCGCGGCGGTGCTGATGCTGGGGCTGGGGGCGTGGAGTCTGTGGGAGGCCGTCGCCGGGTGA
- a CDS encoding HAD-IA family hydrolase: MTATTVLTARALLLDMDGTLVDSHAVVERIWRNWSDRHGLNADEVMKVVHGRQGYASMALLLPGRPMEQNYAENARMLAEETADVDGVVPIPGAREFLASLRGLPHALVTSADVALSTARMGAAGLELPEVRITAESVGASKPDPEGFLKGAAELGIAPADCIVFEDSGAGIAAGRAAGMRVVGVGPQAGFHRADVVVRDLREVRVEDLGGGGIRLHVG, translated from the coding sequence ATGACGGCCACCACCGTGCTCACCGCCCGCGCCCTCCTGCTGGACATGGACGGCACCCTCGTCGACTCGCACGCGGTCGTCGAGCGGATCTGGCGGAACTGGTCCGATCGGCACGGGCTGAACGCGGACGAGGTCATGAAGGTCGTGCACGGGCGGCAGGGGTACGCGTCGATGGCGCTGCTGTTGCCTGGCCGGCCCATGGAGCAGAACTACGCGGAGAATGCCCGCATGCTGGCCGAGGAGACCGCGGACGTCGACGGCGTGGTGCCGATCCCGGGTGCGCGGGAGTTTCTGGCGTCCTTGCGGGGGCTGCCGCACGCGCTTGTCACGTCGGCGGATGTCGCGCTGTCCACGGCGCGGATGGGGGCGGCGGGGTTGGAGCTGCCGGAGGTTCGGATCACCGCCGAGTCCGTCGGCGCGAGCAAGCCTGATCCGGAGGGCTTTCTGAAGGGTGCCGCCGAACTGGGCATCGCGCCCGCGGACTGCATTGTCTTCGAGGACTCCGGGGCGGGTATCGCAGCCGGGCGGGCGGCCGGGATGCGGGTGGTGGGGGTTGGGCCGCAGGCCGGGTTCCATCGGGCGGATGTGGTGGTGCGGGATCTGCGTGAGGTGCGGGTTGAGGATTTGGGGGGCGGGGGGATTCGGCTGCACGTGGGGTAG
- a CDS encoding alkaline phosphatase D family protein: MAGLRLGPLLRYADGSSATVWVEASRPCTAEVRCADGAGGTARTFQVAGHHYALVPVEGLTPGTSTPYDVFLDGARVWPLPDSPFPPSVIHTPDADGTVRVAFGSCRWAAPAADAHDPVGPDALDTLASRIARDPESERPDVLLLLGDQVYADEVSDATRRWLSARRDLREPPGSEVADYEEYTRLYYESWLDPEIRWLLSTVPSCMIFDDHDVIDDWNTSAAWLADMRATPWWRERLLSGLMSYWVHQHLGNLSPTELAADPLYLAVRDTPDGTDELRAFACRADADPATVRWSYRRDFGRVRLLMVDSRAARVLDEQHRAMLDPGEADWLRTEALKDPGSYDHLLIGTSLPWLLPHLVHDAESWDAALCRGERGARWADFGEKLRRAADLEHWAAFPESFEELADLIAEVGSGDGAPASVLVLSGDVHHAYVAEPKWRTRPGGSGPTEPVDSRVLQLTCSPVHNSIPPYIRVGFRFGWSAVARGLGRRLARHGRCPRPSVKWRKTGGPWFGNQLMTLTLHGRSARLRLEQARADGTLKTVDESPLTPP; this comes from the coding sequence GTGGCCGGATTGCGCCTTGGACCACTGCTTCGCTACGCCGACGGCTCGTCCGCGACCGTGTGGGTCGAGGCGAGCCGTCCGTGCACCGCCGAGGTGCGCTGCGCGGACGGCGCGGGCGGCACCGCCCGGACCTTCCAAGTGGCGGGCCACCACTACGCGTTGGTGCCGGTGGAAGGCCTCACGCCCGGGACGTCGACGCCGTACGACGTGTTCCTGGACGGCGCGCGCGTCTGGCCGCTGCCGGACTCGCCCTTCCCGCCGTCCGTGATCCACACCCCGGACGCCGACGGTACGGTCCGCGTCGCGTTCGGCTCCTGCCGCTGGGCCGCGCCGGCCGCCGACGCCCACGACCCCGTGGGCCCGGACGCCCTGGACACCCTGGCCTCGCGCATCGCCCGCGACCCGGAGTCCGAACGGCCGGACGTACTCCTCCTGTTGGGCGACCAGGTCTACGCCGACGAGGTCTCCGACGCGACTCGCCGCTGGCTCTCCGCCCGCCGCGACCTGCGCGAGCCGCCGGGCAGCGAGGTCGCGGACTACGAGGAGTACACGCGCCTCTACTACGAGTCCTGGCTGGACCCGGAGATCCGCTGGCTGCTCTCCACCGTGCCGTCGTGCATGATCTTCGACGACCACGACGTCATCGACGACTGGAACACCAGCGCCGCCTGGCTGGCCGACATGCGGGCCACCCCGTGGTGGCGCGAGCGACTGCTGAGCGGCCTGATGTCGTACTGGGTGCATCAGCACCTGGGGAACCTCTCCCCCACCGAACTCGCCGCCGATCCCCTCTACTTGGCGGTCCGCGACACCCCCGACGGCACCGACGAACTCCGCGCCTTCGCCTGCCGCGCCGACGCCGACCCGGCCACCGTCCGCTGGAGCTACCGGCGCGACTTCGGCCGCGTCCGCCTGCTGATGGTGGACAGCAGGGCGGCCCGCGTCCTCGACGAGCAGCACCGCGCGATGCTCGACCCCGGCGAGGCCGACTGGCTGCGCACCGAGGCACTGAAGGACCCCGGTTCCTACGACCACCTCCTCATCGGCACCTCCCTGCCCTGGCTGCTGCCGCACCTCGTCCACGACGCCGAGTCCTGGGACGCGGCCCTGTGCCGGGGCGAACGGGGCGCCCGCTGGGCCGACTTCGGCGAGAAGCTGCGCCGCGCGGCCGACCTGGAACACTGGGCGGCCTTCCCGGAGTCCTTCGAGGAGCTGGCGGACCTGATCGCCGAGGTGGGCTCGGGAGACGGGGCGCCGGCGTCGGTGCTCGTGCTGTCCGGGGACGTACATCACGCGTATGTGGCGGAGCCCAAGTGGCGGACGAGGCCGGGTGGTTCGGGACCGACCGAGCCCGTGGACTCCCGCGTCCTCCAGCTCACCTGCTCCCCCGTCCACAACTCCATCCCCCCTTACATACGCGTCGGCTTCCGCTTCGGCTGGAGTGCGGTCGCGCGCGGCCTGGGCCGCCGCCTGGCCCGGCACGGCCGTTGTCCGCGCCCCTCGGTCAAGTGGCGCAAGACGGGCGGCCCTTGGTTCGGC